A single genomic interval of Megalobrama amblycephala isolate DHTTF-2021 linkage group LG17, ASM1881202v1, whole genome shotgun sequence harbors:
- the LOC125250988 gene encoding leptin receptor gene-related protein, translating into MAGIKALVALSFSGALGLTFLLLGCALEQFGQYWPMFVLLFYILSPIPNLIAKRHADDTESSNACRELAYFLTTGIVVSAYGLPIVLARKSVIQWGACGLVMAGNCVIFLTILGFFLIFGGGDDFSWEQW; encoded by the exons ATGGCAGGAATAAAAG CTCTTGTTGCGTTGTCCTTCAGTGGTGCACTTGGACTGACCTTTCTCCTTTTGGGATGCGCACTGGAACAGTTTGG ACAGTACTGGCCCATGTTTGTCCTGCTCTTCTACATCCTGTCACCTATACCAAATTTAATAGCCAAGAGGCATGCAGATGACACTGAGTCAAGCAACGCATGCAGGGAGCTTGCATACTTCTTAACCACCGGTATTGTGGTGTCAGCCTACGGGCTCCCCATCGTGCTTGCACGAAAATCTGTG ATCCAGTGGGGTGCCTGTGGCCTGGTAATGGCAGGCaattgtgtaatttttctgACCATTCTGGGTTTCTTCCTGATATTCGGAGGTGGAGATGACTTCAGCTGGGAACAGTGGTAA